The Lonsdalea populi genome window below encodes:
- a CDS encoding Mor transcription activator family protein, whose translation MTNSNSFRSKGPELLVELAQHTANILHEAVDIDTRTADQIGEAVASHMMQVWGGQNVYFPMGMAWRVSQRDQEIFSNFNGKNHHELARKYGVSLQWIYSVVKRVRKEEQARIQGSPFKGDGADDSVPDDD comes from the coding sequence ATGACAAACAGCAACAGTTTTCGCAGTAAAGGCCCGGAGCTGCTGGTCGAGCTGGCTCAGCACACCGCCAACATTCTCCACGAGGCCGTGGACATCGACACCCGCACCGCCGACCAGATAGGCGAAGCCGTCGCCAGCCACATGATGCAGGTGTGGGGCGGACAAAACGTCTACTTCCCGATGGGGATGGCCTGGCGAGTCAGCCAGCGCGACCAGGAGATTTTCAGCAACTTCAACGGCAAGAACCACCATGAGCTGGCCCGCAAATACGGCGTTTCGCTGCAGTGGATCTACAGCGTCGTCAAACGCGTTCGCAAGGAGGAACAGGCTCGCATTCAAGGCTCGCCGTTTAAGGGCGACGGCGCCGACGACAGCGTTCCCGACGACGACTGA
- a CDS encoding sulfate/molybdate ABC transporter ATP-binding protein gives MSIEVHNVSKQFGQFQALNTINLSIQSGELVALLGPSGCGKTTLLRIIAGLEQPDSGNIVFHGEDVSVHDVRDRNVGFVFQHYALFRHMTVFDNVAFGLRMKPKPIRPSKREIEAKVHELLNMVQLDWLADRYPEQLSGGQRQRIALARALIVEPRILLLDEPFGALDAKVRKELRRWLSRLHENINLTSVFVTHDQEEAMEVADRIVLMNKGVIEQIGTPHEVYNHPASEFVYHFLGDSNRLTLSESDKSILFRPHEVVLSKEPQPDYQPVAVKDIRPLGALTRLTLQIEGNPELIEAEVAHDDATLAGLHRGDIIQFKPKTYNHDWEI, from the coding sequence ATGAGCATTGAGGTCCATAACGTTAGCAAGCAATTTGGTCAGTTTCAGGCGCTGAATACCATCAATCTGTCTATTCAAAGCGGCGAACTGGTAGCGTTGTTGGGGCCGTCCGGCTGTGGCAAGACGACTCTGCTGCGTATTATCGCCGGGCTGGAGCAACCGGACAGCGGCAATATCGTGTTTCACGGCGAAGACGTTTCGGTACACGACGTCCGCGATCGCAATGTGGGCTTCGTGTTCCAGCACTACGCTTTATTCCGCCACATGACGGTCTTCGATAACGTCGCCTTCGGCCTGAGGATGAAGCCGAAACCGATACGTCCGTCTAAACGTGAAATCGAAGCCAAAGTGCATGAATTGCTGAACATGGTCCAACTGGACTGGTTGGCGGATCGTTATCCTGAGCAGCTTTCCGGTGGTCAGCGCCAGCGTATTGCACTCGCCCGAGCGCTGATCGTCGAGCCGCGAATTCTGCTGCTGGATGAACCTTTCGGTGCGCTGGACGCGAAAGTGCGTAAAGAGCTGCGGCGCTGGCTGTCTCGTCTGCACGAAAACATTAATCTGACGTCGGTGTTCGTGACTCACGATCAGGAAGAGGCGATGGAAGTGGCCGATCGGATTGTGTTGATGAATAAAGGCGTGATTGAGCAGATCGGGACGCCGCATGAGGTTTATAACCATCCGGCCAGCGAGTTTGTGTACCATTTCCTCGGTGACAGCAACCGACTTACGTTGTCTGAATCCGACAAATCCATCTTGTTCCGCCCGCATGAAGTGGTGTTATCGAAAGAGCCACAGCCGGACTACCAACCGGTTGCCGTCAAGGATATTCGTCCGTTGGGAGCGTTAACGCGCTTAACGTTGCAGATTGAGGGGAATCCTGAGCTGATTGAAGCGGAAGTCGCTCACGATGACGCCACGTTGGCCGGACTACATCGAGGCGACATCATTCAATTCAAACCTAAAACCTACAATCACGACTGGGAAATTTAA
- the cysW gene encoding sulfate ABC transporter permease subunit CysW, which yields MDNTVSVSDKTRSVSRRPVTYYTLVGLAWVVFVLVLVLPLVMVVTQGLHNGVGAFWNAISEPDAVSALKLTLFATVISVPLNMIFGLATAWCVTKFEFRGKTLLLALIDLPFSVSPVVTGLVYVLLFGAQSKLYPFLMEHDLQVVYAVPGIVLATIFVTLPYVARELIPLMEQQGSQEEEAARLLGANGWQMFWNITLPNVKWALIYGVVLCTARAMGEFGAVSVVSGHIRGMTNTLPLHIEILYNEYNIVAAFSVAILLLVMSLVILLLRQWSEARLTKQLEQQQELAKNEH from the coding sequence ATGGATAACACAGTTTCCGTGTCAGACAAGACACGCTCTGTTTCCCGGCGGCCTGTGACTTATTACACCTTGGTCGGGCTTGCCTGGGTGGTCTTCGTGCTGGTGTTGGTGTTGCCGCTGGTCATGGTGGTGACGCAGGGGTTACACAATGGCGTGGGCGCATTCTGGAATGCGATTTCCGAGCCTGACGCCGTGTCGGCGCTCAAGCTGACGCTGTTTGCCACCGTGATTTCCGTGCCGTTGAATATGATTTTCGGTCTGGCGACGGCATGGTGTGTGACCAAGTTCGAGTTTCGCGGTAAGACGCTGTTGCTGGCCTTGATCGACTTGCCGTTCTCGGTCTCTCCGGTGGTGACCGGTCTGGTCTATGTGCTGCTGTTCGGGGCGCAAAGCAAACTTTATCCGTTCTTGATGGAGCATGATCTGCAGGTGGTTTATGCGGTGCCGGGCATCGTGTTGGCGACTATCTTCGTGACGTTGCCGTATGTGGCGCGCGAGCTGATTCCACTGATGGAACAACAGGGATCGCAGGAAGAAGAGGCTGCGCGTCTGTTGGGCGCGAACGGCTGGCAGATGTTCTGGAACATCACGTTGCCGAACGTGAAATGGGCGCTGATTTATGGCGTGGTGCTGTGTACGGCTCGCGCGATGGGGGAGTTTGGCGCGGTTTCCGTGGTGTCGGGACACATCCGCGGCATGACCAATACGCTGCCTCTGCACATCGAAATTCTCTATAACGAATACAACATTGTCGCGGCGTTCAGCGTGGCTATTCTGCTGCTGGTGATGTCGTTGGTGATACTGCTGCTGCGCCAGTGGAGCGAGGCACGTTTGACGAAACAGTTAGAGCAACAACAGGAGCTGGCCAAAAATGAGCATTGA
- the cysT gene encoding sulfate ABC transporter permease subunit CysT produces the protein MSRRASPVMPGFGLTLGFSLTYLGLIVLIPLAAMFLYASQLTLTQFWDLITSRQVLSSVRLSFSTALSAAFINGIIGTLLAWVLVRYTFPGRKIIDAMIDMPFALPTAVAGIALTSLYAPTGLVGSLFPFKIAYTPLGITLALIFVTLPFVVRTVQPVLADIPKEVEEAASCLGAGPLQIFRHVLVPAILPAWLTGFALAFARGVGEYGSVVFIAGNIPFKTEIMPLLIVSKLDQYDYKGATGIGVFMLVLSFIMLLLINLLQRRIQSNR, from the coding sequence ATGTCGCGACGCGCTTCGCCGGTGATGCCCGGTTTTGGATTAACATTAGGCTTTAGCCTCACCTACCTGGGGCTGATCGTTTTAATCCCGCTGGCGGCGATGTTCCTCTACGCCAGCCAACTCACACTGACCCAGTTTTGGGATCTGATCACCAGCCGGCAGGTGTTGTCCTCTGTGCGGCTTTCGTTTTCCACGGCCCTGTCCGCCGCCTTCATCAACGGCATTATTGGTACGTTGTTGGCCTGGGTGCTGGTGCGTTATACCTTCCCTGGCCGCAAAATTATCGATGCCATGATCGATATGCCGTTTGCATTGCCAACCGCTGTGGCCGGTATTGCGCTGACGTCGCTCTACGCACCAACCGGACTGGTGGGCAGCCTGTTTCCCTTCAAGATCGCCTACACCCCTCTGGGGATAACGCTGGCGCTGATTTTCGTTACGCTGCCGTTCGTGGTGCGGACGGTACAGCCGGTGCTGGCGGACATTCCCAAGGAAGTGGAAGAGGCCGCGTCTTGTCTTGGCGCCGGACCGCTGCAGATATTCCGTCACGTACTGGTCCCCGCCATTCTGCCTGCCTGGTTGACCGGCTTCGCGCTGGCTTTTGCGCGAGGTGTGGGGGAGTACGGTTCCGTGGTGTTTATCGCCGGCAATATCCCGTTTAAAACGGAGATCATGCCGTTGCTGATCGTCTCCAAGCTGGACCAGTATGATTACAAAGGGGCGACCGGTATCGGCGTATTCATGCTGGTGCTGTCGTTCATTATGCTGTTGCTGATCAACTTGTTGCAGCGCCGAATTCAATCAAATCGCTAA
- a CDS encoding sulfate ABC transporter substrate-binding protein, which produces MSKRRLGLSLAAATLLFSGVASAATELLNVSYDPTREFYQEYNAAFSKHWRATTGEDISIKNSHGGSGKQARSVIDGLQADVVTLALAGDIDALNLNKKLIDPNWQARLPDNSTPYTSTIVFLVRKGNPKQIKDWGDLIKPGVQVITPNPKTSGGARWNFLAAWAYAKHLPGGTDESALQFVTELYRHAPVLDTGARGSTVSFVQRQLGDVLIAWENEAYLSLKEQGGENLEIVTPSLSILAEPPVAVVDNVVERKGTKKQAEAYLNYLYSDEGQRIIAKNFYRPRNEKIAEEFKSQFAPVKLVTIDGDFGGWEKVQPKFFADGGIFDGIFEKINQ; this is translated from the coding sequence ATGTCAAAGCGTCGTCTGGGGCTGTCGCTGGCTGCCGCAACTCTGCTGTTTTCAGGCGTTGCCTCTGCCGCAACAGAGCTGCTGAACGTGTCTTACGATCCTACGCGGGAGTTTTATCAAGAGTACAACGCCGCTTTCAGCAAGCACTGGAGGGCAACCACGGGTGAAGATATCTCGATCAAGAATTCGCACGGCGGCTCCGGCAAGCAGGCACGCTCGGTTATCGACGGACTTCAGGCGGATGTCGTCACGCTGGCCTTGGCGGGCGATATCGATGCGCTTAACCTCAATAAAAAACTGATTGACCCGAACTGGCAGGCACGTTTGCCGGATAACAGTACGCCTTACACTTCCACCATCGTGTTCCTGGTGCGTAAAGGAAACCCGAAACAGATTAAGGATTGGGGCGATCTGATCAAACCCGGCGTGCAGGTGATTACGCCTAACCCGAAAACGTCCGGCGGCGCTCGCTGGAACTTCCTGGCCGCCTGGGCGTATGCCAAGCATTTGCCGGGTGGAACCGATGAAAGCGCGCTGCAATTCGTGACTGAACTGTATCGTCATGCCCCGGTGCTGGATACCGGCGCGCGTGGTTCGACCGTCAGCTTCGTACAGCGCCAGTTGGGTGATGTGCTGATCGCCTGGGAAAACGAAGCCTATCTGTCTTTAAAAGAGCAGGGCGGCGAAAATCTGGAGATCGTCACGCCGTCGCTTTCCATATTGGCTGAGCCGCCGGTGGCCGTTGTCGACAATGTCGTTGAGAGAAAAGGCACGAAAAAGCAGGCTGAAGCGTACCTGAACTATCTTTATAGCGATGAAGGGCAACGTATTATCGCCAAGAATTTCTACCGTCCGCGTAACGAAAAAATCGCGGAGGAGTTCAAGAGCCAGTTCGCGCCGGTGAAACTGGTGACGATCGACGGCGACTTTGGCGGCTGGGAAAAGGTGCAGCCCAAGTTCTTCGCTGATGGAGGCATTTTTGACGGCATCTTCGAAAAAATTAATCAGTAA